The Hydrogenothermus marinus DNA segment CTATTACAAGAAGAACATATAAACCTATTATCATCAATAACAAATTCTTTACCACAGTCTTCACATTTAGCAATAATATCTTGAATATTCATTTCAAGAATGGCATTTTCACAAATTGTTTTTTCTTTAAATGTATCAAATGCTATTTTTAATAAATGAGGCTCTATGCCTGACATCTTTCCAATTTTTACAACTACTTTTGAAACTGATTTTGCATTATTTTTTCTTGCATTTTCTTCTATTAAACTTAATAAACTTTGAACAACTGAAAATTCATGCATTTAGCAAATCCTTGGTAGTAATTCTCCTGCAGGAGGTTCCATAATTCTTCTTGTACCATAAGAAGATTTTAAAATAACTTTCCCTTTATAATCTGATATTACTTTTCCTATTATTTGAGAATCCTTCCCAAGAGGACTTTTAAGCATAATATCTAATGCTTTTTCTTCTTCTCCTTTAGGAACTACTAAAACTAATTTCCCTTCATTTGCGAGAGTATAAGCTTCTAAACCAAGAAGTTCACATAATCCTTGTACTTCATCTTTTATAGGTATTTTTTCTTCTTCAATTTCTATCCCAATTTTTGATTGATTAGCCCATTCATTTAGAACAGCAGATAATCCTCCACGAGTAGGGTCTCTCATTGCCTTTATCTTTACTCCAGAATTTATTAAATCCTTAACTAAAGGCCAAAGAGATGCACAATCTGAAGATATTTCACTTTCCATTTCTATATCTTCTCTTTGTGCCATAATACAAGCTCCATGATCTCCAATACTACCAGAAACTAAAATAATATCTCCTTCTTCCAAATTGCTCGCTGAAATACCATCATATATAATCTCTCCAATTCCTGTTGTATTTATAAAAATTTT contains these protein-coding regions:
- the hypE gene encoding hydrogenase expression/formation protein HypE; its protein translation is MENRILLSHGGGGEETQKLIKNLFFKYFSNPILEKMEDAAVLNTNSKIAFTTDSFTISPIFFKGGDIGKLSIAGTVNDIAMMGAKPRFLSCSFIIEEGFPFEDLEKIVKSMSEEMKKTEVKIVTGDTKVVPKGSVDKIFINTTGIGEIIYDGISASNLEEGDIILVSGSIGDHGACIMAQREDIEMESEISSDCASLWPLVKDLINSGVKIKAMRDPTRGGLSAVLNEWANQSKIGIEIEEEKIPIKDEVQGLCELLGLEAYTLANEGKLVLVVPKGEEEKALDIMLKSPLGKDSQIIGKVISDYKGKVILKSSYGTRRIMEPPAGELLPRIC
- the hypA gene encoding hydrogenase/urease nickel incorporation protein HypA; the encoded protein is MHEFSVVQSLLSLIEENARKNNAKSVSKVVVKIGKMSGIEPHLLKIAFDTFKEKTICENAILEMNIQDIIAKCEDCGKEFVIDDNRFICSSCNSFNLKILDGEEMYLMSLEMEI